One genomic window of Cystobacter ferrugineus includes the following:
- a CDS encoding (2Fe-2S)-binding protein, with translation MSIHLKLNGTERELEVDPEMPLLWALRDVLGLTGTKYGCGQALCGSCVVHLDGEAVRACVTPVSRAAGRHVTTIEGLSADGSHPLQKAWVELAVPQCGFCQSGQIMTAAALLAKKPKPTDNEIDQSMSGNLCRCGTYTRIRCAIKKAAGLPHE, from the coding sequence ATGAGCATCCACCTGAAGTTGAACGGAACCGAGCGCGAGCTCGAGGTCGACCCGGAGATGCCGCTGCTCTGGGCCCTGCGGGACGTGCTCGGACTGACGGGCACCAAGTACGGCTGTGGACAGGCGCTGTGCGGCTCGTGCGTCGTGCACCTGGACGGCGAGGCCGTGCGCGCGTGCGTCACCCCGGTGAGCCGCGCCGCGGGACGCCACGTCACCACCATCGAGGGCCTGTCCGCCGATGGCTCGCACCCCCTGCAGAAGGCGTGGGTGGAGCTCGCCGTGCCCCAGTGCGGCTTCTGCCAGTCCGGGCAGATCATGACCGCGGCGGCCCTGCTCGCGAAGAAGCCCAAGCCCACGGACAACGAGATTGATCAATCGATGAGCGGCAACCTGTGCCGCTGTGGCACCTACACGCGCATTCGCTGCGCCATCAAGAAGGCGGCGGGTCTTCCCCATGAGTGA